The Pantoea sp. At-9b genome includes a window with the following:
- a CDS encoding LapA family protein yields the protein MKYLLIFLVVLVIFIISVTLGAHNDQIITFNYLLAQGEFRISTLLAVLFGAGFLLGWAICGLFWLRLRVSLAHAQRKLKRMQAQNEQSTAVSASPSAGRRD from the coding sequence GTGAAATATTTGCTGATTTTTCTCGTGGTATTGGTCATTTTTATCATCTCCGTGACGCTCGGAGCACATAACGATCAAATCATCACTTTTAACTATCTGCTGGCGCAGGGCGAATTCCGTATTTCTACATTGCTGGCTGTTTTGTTTGGTGCTGGATTCTTGCTGGGATGGGCGATCTGCGGCCTGTTCTGGTTGCGGTTACGCGTATCGCTGGCACACGCGCAGCGTAAACTGAAGCGTATGCAAGCGCAGAATGAACAATCGACGGCGGTGAGCGCGTCGCCTTCTGCTGGTCGCCGGGATTAA
- the pgpB gene encoding phosphatidylglycerophosphatase B, with protein MLKIIQRTTLGTLLLLIMPLSVWLSGWQWQPGEQGALLKLLYWMTETVTSPWGTLTSLLLSAWVLWCLRFRLKPAILLLIIMNGAILAGQYTKSFIKDQVQEPRPYVVWLEKSHGINENQFYELKRKQRGKLVEQLVANDTQLPGWLKKHWAFETGFAFPSGHTLFAASWALLAIGLLWPRRHTLTIVVVFIWASLVMASRLMLGMHWPRDLVMATLIAWLLVTVATWLAQRFCGPLTIPPAEAKEIAQRDDGL; from the coding sequence ATGTTAAAAATTATACAACGCACCACCCTTGGTACGCTTTTATTGCTGATTATGCCGCTGAGCGTCTGGCTTTCCGGCTGGCAATGGCAACCGGGAGAGCAGGGTGCGCTGTTGAAACTGTTGTACTGGATGACCGAAACCGTCACCAGCCCGTGGGGAACCCTTACCAGTCTGCTGCTCAGTGCCTGGGTGTTGTGGTGCCTGCGTTTCCGGCTCAAACCGGCCATTCTGTTGCTGATCATCATGAATGGCGCGATTCTGGCGGGGCAATACACCAAGTCTTTCATTAAGGATCAGGTGCAGGAGCCACGCCCTTACGTGGTGTGGCTGGAAAAAAGTCACGGCATCAATGAAAACCAATTCTATGAATTGAAGCGTAAACAACGTGGCAAGCTGGTGGAGCAGCTGGTGGCGAATGATACGCAACTGCCGGGTTGGTTAAAAAAACATTGGGCTTTTGAGACCGGCTTCGCTTTTCCCTCGGGTCATACCCTGTTTGCCGCCAGTTGGGCGCTGCTGGCGATTGGCCTGCTCTGGCCGCGTCGCCACACCCTGACGATTGTGGTGGTGTTTATCTGGGCCTCACTGGTCATGGCCAGCCGCCTGATGCTCGGTATGCACTGGCCGCGTGATTTGGTGATGGCAACGCTGATTGCCTGGCTGTTGGTGACGGTTGCGACCTGGCTGGCACAACGCTTTTGCGGGCCGTTAACCATCCCGCCAGCCGAAGCAAAAGAGATTGCACAGCGTGACGACGGATTGTAA
- the ribA gene encoding GTP cyclohydrolase II encodes MQLKRVAEAKLPTPWGDFLMVGFEELATGHDHVALVYGDVSDHNPVLARVHSECLTGDALFSLRCDCGFQLEAALTAIAEEGRGILLYHRQEGRNIGLLNKIRAYALQDKGYDTVEANHQLGFAADERDFTLCADMFKLLGVNEVRLLTNNPRKVEILSEAGINIVERVPLIVGRNPKNAHYLDTKAEKMGHLLPKS; translated from the coding sequence ATGCAGCTTAAACGGGTAGCAGAAGCCAAACTGCCCACGCCCTGGGGTGATTTCCTCATGGTTGGTTTTGAAGAACTGGCAACCGGTCACGACCACGTCGCGCTGGTTTATGGTGATGTTAGCGACCACAATCCGGTGCTGGCACGCGTCCACTCCGAATGTCTGACCGGTGACGCACTGTTCAGCCTGCGTTGCGATTGCGGATTTCAGCTGGAAGCCGCGTTAACCGCCATCGCTGAAGAAGGACGCGGTATCCTGCTTTATCATCGTCAGGAAGGTCGTAATATCGGCCTGCTTAATAAGATTCGCGCGTATGCCTTGCAGGATAAAGGCTATGACACGGTTGAAGCCAACCATCAGTTAGGTTTTGCCGCCGATGAGCGTGATTTCACCCTGTGTGCAGATATGTTCAAACTGCTGGGTGTGAATGAAGTGCGTTTGCTGACCAATAACCCGCGTAAAGTGGAAATCCTCAGCGAAGCCGGGATCAATATCGTGGAACGCGTACCCTTGATCGTCGGGCGTAACCCGAAGAATGCGCATTATCTCGATACCAAAGCCGAAAAAATGGGCCATTTGCTGCCGAAGTCATAA
- the acnA gene encoding aconitate hydratase AcnA, producing the protein MSLTLREQSRETLEVGNHTYHYYSLQKASHQFGHIDRLPKSMKVLLENLLRWQDGDSVTAEDIQALVAWQKDAHADREIAYRPARVLMQDFTGVPAVVDLAAMREAVKRLGGDVAKVNPLSPVDLVIDHSVTVDHFGDDEAFDENVRLEMERNHERYVFLRWGQKAFNRFRVVPPGTGICHQVNLEYLGQAIWHESQDGAEVAYPDTLVGTDSHTTMINALGVLGWGVGGIEAEAAMLGQPVSMLIPDVVGFKLTGKLRPGITATDLVLTVTQMLRKHGVVGKFVEFYGDGLADLPLADRATIANMAPEYGATCGFFPIDDITLSYMTLTGRDSEQVSLVETYAKAQGMWRHPGDEPIFTSTLALDMNEVESSLAGPKRPQDRVSLGDVPAAFAASNELEVNQAQKPHKSVSYRDSETGDSYQLDDGAVVISAITSCTNTSNPSVLMAAGLLAKKAVEKGLMRKPWVKASLAPGSKVVSDYLAVAQLTPYLDELGFNLVGYGCTTCIGNSGPLPDSIESAIKEGDLTVGAVLSGNRNFEGRIHPLVKTNWLASPPLVVAYALAGNMKVNLQTDPIGQDQRGQNVYLKEIWPSPEEIATYVQKVTSDMFHKEYAEVFDGTPEWQQIKVSEAATYDWDEGSTYIRLSPFFDDMEKTPKPVQDIKGARILAMLGDSVTTDHISPAGSIKAESPAGRYLLAHGVERTDFNSYGSRRGNHEVMMRGTFANIRIRNEMVPGVEGGYTKHFPSNEQLAIYDAAMKYQADGVPLAVIAGKEYGSGSSRDWAAKGPRLQGVRVVIAESFERIHRSNLIGMGILPLEFPQGVTRKTLHLTGEEQIDVANLNQLKPGCTVKVTLTRVDGRAETLETRCRIDTGNELTYYQNDGILHYVIRNMLN; encoded by the coding sequence ATGTCGTTAACGTTGCGCGAGCAGAGCCGGGAAACGCTCGAAGTTGGTAACCATACTTATCACTACTACAGCCTACAAAAAGCATCCCACCAATTTGGTCATATCGATCGTCTGCCGAAGTCCATGAAAGTTCTGCTGGAGAATCTGTTGCGCTGGCAGGACGGGGATTCCGTCACGGCGGAAGACATTCAGGCGTTAGTCGCGTGGCAAAAAGATGCGCATGCCGATCGTGAAATTGCCTATCGTCCGGCGCGGGTATTGATGCAGGATTTTACCGGCGTACCCGCCGTCGTCGATTTAGCCGCGATGCGTGAAGCGGTGAAGCGATTGGGGGGGGATGTGGCGAAGGTGAATCCACTTTCTCCGGTTGATCTGGTGATCGACCATTCGGTGACCGTTGACCATTTTGGTGACGATGAGGCGTTTGACGAAAACGTGCGATTGGAGATGGAGCGCAACCATGAACGTTATGTGTTCCTGCGTTGGGGACAAAAAGCCTTCAATCGTTTTCGCGTCGTGCCACCGGGCACCGGTATTTGTCACCAGGTAAATCTTGAGTACCTGGGTCAGGCGATTTGGCATGAAAGCCAGGATGGCGCAGAGGTCGCCTATCCTGACACCCTGGTTGGCACGGATTCCCATACCACCATGATCAATGCGCTCGGCGTACTCGGCTGGGGGGTGGGGGGCATCGAAGCGGAAGCGGCAATGCTTGGACAGCCAGTATCGATGCTGATCCCTGACGTGGTCGGATTTAAACTCACCGGCAAGCTTCGCCCTGGTATCACCGCCACCGACCTGGTGTTAACCGTGACGCAGATGCTGCGTAAACACGGCGTAGTCGGCAAGTTCGTTGAATTCTATGGTGATGGCCTGGCGGATTTGCCGCTGGCCGATCGCGCTACCATCGCCAATATGGCCCCCGAATACGGGGCTACCTGCGGTTTCTTCCCGATAGATGACATCACCCTTAGCTACATGACGCTGACGGGGCGCGACAGCGAGCAGGTCAGTCTGGTCGAAACCTATGCCAAAGCGCAGGGGATGTGGCGTCATCCGGGCGATGAACCGATATTCACCAGTACGCTGGCGCTGGATATGAACGAGGTGGAATCCAGTCTCGCCGGTCCGAAACGTCCACAGGACCGCGTTTCTCTGGGTGATGTCCCGGCGGCCTTCGCGGCCAGTAACGAACTGGAGGTCAATCAGGCGCAGAAACCGCATAAAAGCGTCAGCTATCGCGACAGCGAAACGGGCGATAGCTATCAGTTGGACGACGGCGCTGTAGTGATTTCGGCCATTACCTCCTGTACCAACACCTCGAATCCCAGTGTATTGATGGCTGCGGGTTTGCTGGCGAAAAAAGCGGTGGAAAAGGGACTGATGCGCAAGCCCTGGGTCAAAGCATCGCTGGCTCCCGGTTCCAAAGTGGTGTCCGATTACCTGGCGGTGGCTCAACTGACGCCTTATCTGGACGAGCTGGGTTTCAATCTGGTGGGTTATGGATGTACCACTTGCATTGGTAACTCTGGTCCACTGCCGGACAGTATCGAGAGCGCGATTAAAGAGGGCGATCTGACCGTGGGGGCGGTGCTGTCAGGCAACCGTAACTTTGAAGGTCGTATCCATCCGTTGGTCAAAACCAACTGGCTGGCGTCGCCGCCGCTGGTGGTGGCGTATGCATTGGCGGGCAACATGAAGGTCAATCTGCAAACCGACCCGATCGGGCAGGATCAGCGTGGCCAGAATGTCTATCTGAAGGAGATTTGGCCGTCACCGGAAGAAATCGCCACCTATGTGCAGAAAGTGACCAGCGATATGTTCCATAAAGAGTACGCCGAAGTGTTTGATGGCACCCCGGAATGGCAGCAGATTAAGGTGAGCGAAGCCGCCACCTACGACTGGGATGAGGGCTCAACCTATATCCGTCTCTCGCCATTCTTTGACGATATGGAAAAAACGCCGAAACCGGTGCAGGACATCAAAGGGGCGCGCATTCTGGCAATGCTCGGTGACTCCGTCACCACTGACCATATCTCTCCGGCAGGCAGTATCAAGGCTGAAAGCCCGGCAGGGCGTTATCTGCTGGCGCACGGCGTGGAGCGCACGGATTTCAACTCCTACGGATCTCGCCGTGGCAACCACGAAGTGATGATGCGCGGGACCTTTGCCAATATCCGCATTCGCAATGAAATGGTGCCGGGGGTAGAAGGGGGCTATACCAAACACTTCCCGAGCAATGAGCAACTGGCGATTTATGATGCGGCGATGAAATACCAGGCCGATGGCGTACCACTGGCGGTGATTGCCGGGAAAGAGTATGGCTCAGGCTCCAGCCGCGACTGGGCGGCTAAAGGCCCGCGCCTGCAAGGGGTTCGCGTGGTGATTGCCGAATCCTTTGAACGTATCCACCGTTCAAATCTGATCGGGATGGGGATTCTGCCGCTGGAGTTTCCACAAGGCGTGACGCGCAAAACGCTGCACCTGACGGGTGAAGAGCAGATTGATGTGGCAAACCTCAATCAACTGAAACCCGGTTGTACGGTTAAGGTGACGCTGACGCGTGTGGATGGCCGTGCGGAGACGCTGGAGACCCGTTGTCGTATCGACACCGGTAATGAGCTGACCTATTACCAGAACGACGGCATCCTGCACTATGTGATACGCAATATGCTGAACTAA
- a CDS encoding YmiA family putative membrane protein, translating to MATRLTVQPDFRAKSTKVERSGNIRRKAWLTVFAASALFWVVVALMIWRMWG from the coding sequence ATGGCTACGAGATTGACTGTACAACCGGATTTCCGGGCTAAAAGCACCAAGGTTGAGCGTTCAGGTAACATCCGTCGCAAAGCCTGGTTGACTGTCTTCGCTGCATCAGCCTTGTTCTGGGTAGTGGTGGCATTAATGATTTGGCGTATGTGGGGTTAA
- the cysB gene encoding HTH-type transcriptional regulator CysB, giving the protein MKLQQLRYIVEVVNHNLNVSSTAEGLYTSQPGISKQVRMLEDELGVQIFARSGKHLTQVTPAGEEIIRIAREVLSKVDAIKSVAGEHTWPDKGSLYVATTHTQARYALPGVIKGFIERYPRVSLHMHQGSPTQIAEAVSKGNADFAIATEALHLYDDLIMLPCYHWNRAIVVTPDHPLAGKAQVSIEELAEFPLVTYTFGFTGRSELDTAFNRAGLTPRIVFTATDADVIKTYVRLGLGVGVIASMAVDPVSDPDLVRIEASEIFTNSTTKIGFRRSTFLRSYMYDFIQRFAPHLTRDVVDTAVALRSNEDIEAMFRDIKLPFK; this is encoded by the coding sequence ATGAAATTGCAGCAGTTGCGTTACATCGTTGAAGTGGTCAATCACAACCTCAATGTCTCTTCGACGGCAGAAGGTTTATACACGTCGCAGCCGGGTATCAGTAAGCAGGTCAGAATGCTGGAAGATGAACTGGGCGTGCAGATTTTTGCCCGCAGCGGTAAGCACCTGACGCAGGTAACGCCCGCCGGTGAGGAGATCATCCGCATTGCCCGCGAAGTGTTATCAAAAGTGGATGCCATCAAATCCGTTGCGGGTGAGCATACGTGGCCTGACAAAGGTTCGCTGTATGTTGCGACCACCCATACCCAGGCGCGTTATGCGCTGCCAGGCGTGATTAAAGGTTTTATTGAGCGCTATCCCCGCGTTTCCCTGCATATGCATCAAGGCTCGCCCACGCAAATCGCCGAAGCGGTGTCCAAAGGCAATGCCGACTTTGCCATTGCCACCGAAGCGCTGCATCTGTATGACGACCTGATCATGCTGCCTTGTTATCACTGGAATCGTGCGATTGTGGTGACGCCAGACCATCCGCTGGCAGGAAAAGCACAGGTGTCTATTGAAGAGCTGGCTGAGTTCCCGCTGGTGACCTACACCTTTGGCTTCACCGGTCGCTCGGAGCTGGATACCGCCTTTAATCGCGCGGGTCTGACGCCCCGTATTGTCTTTACTGCAACAGATGCGGATGTGATCAAGACCTATGTACGTCTGGGGCTGGGAGTAGGGGTGATCGCCAGTATGGCGGTAGACCCGGTCTCTGATCCTGACCTGGTACGTATTGAAGCATCAGAAATTTTTACCAATAGCACCACGAAGATTGGCTTCCGACGCAGTACCTTCCTGAGAAGCTATATGTATGATTTTATTCAACGTTTCGCGCCACACTTGACCCGTGATGTGGTGGATACCGCGGTCGCATTGCGCTCTAATGAAGATATCGAAGCGATGTTCCGGGATATCAAATTACCCTTCAAATAG
- the topA gene encoding type I DNA topoisomerase, with protein MGKALVIVESPAKAKTINKYLGNDYVVKSSVGHIRDLPTSGSTARKSADGEKTKPAGKKVKKDEKAALVNRMGVDPWHGWQADYQILPGKEKVVSELKSLAADADHIYLATDLDREGEAIAWHLREVIGGDDKRFSRVVFNEITKNAIRQAFEKPGELNIERVNAQQARRFMDRVVGYMVSPLLWKKIARGLSAGRVQSVAVRLVVEREREIKAFVPEEYWEVDADLVTPKGDALAMQVTHQGDKAFRPVNREQTYAAVALLQKARYDVLDREDKPTSSKPSAPFITSTLQQAASTRLGFGVKKTMMMAQRLYEAGHITYMRTDSTNLSQDAIAMARSYIDKNFGANYLPAAPNTYASKDNSQEAHEAIRPSDVAVAAEKLKDMEADAQKLYQLIWRQFVACQMVPAQYDSTTLTVGAGDFKLKAKGRTLRFDGWTRVMPALRKNDEDLTLPPVNVGDVLDLKEVLPSQHFTKPPARFSEASLVRELEKRGIGRPSTYASIISTIQDRGYVRVENRRFYAEKMGEIVTDRLEENFRELMNYDFTAHMEDSLDQVANNQAEWKGVLDSFFSDFSQQLDQAEKEPEEGGMQPNQMVLTSIDCPTCGRKMGIRTASTGVFLGCSGYALPPKERCKQTINLIPENEVLNVLEGDDAETNALRARRRCQKCGTAMDSYLIDNQRKLHVCGNNPECDGYEIEQGEFRIKGYDGPIVECEKCGSEMHLKMGRFGKYMACTNDECKNTRKILRNGEVAPPKEDPVPLPELPCEKSDAYFVLRDGAAGVFLAANTFPKSRETRAPLVEELQRFADRLPEKLKYLAEAPAADPEGNKTMVRFSRKTKQQYVASEKEGKATGWSAFYVDGSWQEAKK; from the coding sequence ATGGGTAAAGCACTCGTCATCGTTGAGTCCCCGGCAAAGGCCAAAACAATCAATAAATACCTCGGTAATGACTACGTGGTGAAATCCAGCGTCGGTCATATCCGTGATTTGCCGACCAGTGGTTCAACTGCCCGTAAATCTGCCGATGGGGAAAAAACGAAACCGGCTGGCAAAAAGGTCAAAAAAGATGAAAAAGCCGCGCTGGTCAACCGTATGGGCGTGGATCCCTGGCATGGCTGGCAGGCAGATTATCAAATCCTGCCGGGCAAAGAGAAAGTCGTCTCTGAGCTAAAAAGTCTGGCGGCCGATGCCGACCATATCTATCTCGCAACCGACCTTGACCGCGAAGGGGAAGCCATTGCCTGGCACCTGCGGGAAGTGATCGGGGGTGATGACAAGCGCTTTAGCCGCGTGGTGTTTAACGAAATCACCAAAAATGCGATTCGTCAGGCGTTTGAGAAGCCTGGCGAACTGAATATCGAACGTGTTAATGCCCAACAGGCGCGCCGCTTTATGGACCGCGTGGTGGGGTATATGGTTTCTCCGCTGCTGTGGAAGAAAATCGCGCGTGGACTCTCTGCTGGCCGTGTGCAGTCGGTGGCTGTGCGCCTGGTGGTGGAACGTGAGCGCGAAATCAAAGCCTTCGTCCCGGAAGAGTACTGGGAAGTGGATGCGGACCTGGTGACACCGAAAGGTGATGCCCTGGCGATGCAGGTCACTCATCAGGGTGATAAGGCCTTCCGCCCGGTCAACCGCGAGCAGACCTATGCCGCTGTGGCATTGCTGCAAAAAGCCCGCTACGACGTGCTGGATCGTGAAGATAAACCGACCAGCAGCAAACCGTCCGCGCCTTTCATTACCTCCACCCTGCAACAGGCGGCCAGTACGCGCCTCGGCTTTGGCGTGAAGAAAACCATGATGATGGCGCAACGGTTGTATGAAGCGGGCCACATTACCTATATGCGTACTGACTCTACCAACCTGAGTCAGGATGCTATCGCGATGGCACGCAGCTACATCGATAAAAATTTCGGTGCTAATTATCTGCCGGCTGCGCCTAATACCTACGCCAGCAAAGATAACTCGCAGGAAGCGCACGAAGCGATTCGTCCTTCCGACGTGGCCGTGGCCGCCGAAAAACTCAAGGATATGGAAGCCGATGCGCAGAAGCTGTATCAGCTGATCTGGCGTCAGTTTGTGGCCTGTCAGATGGTTCCGGCGCAGTACGATTCCACCACCCTGACCGTCGGTGCCGGTGACTTTAAACTGAAAGCCAAAGGACGCACCCTGCGTTTTGATGGCTGGACGCGCGTGATGCCAGCGCTACGTAAAAATGATGAAGATCTGACGCTGCCACCGGTCAACGTTGGTGACGTGCTGGATCTCAAAGAGGTGCTGCCAAGCCAGCACTTCACCAAACCGCCAGCCCGTTTCAGCGAAGCCTCACTGGTTCGCGAACTGGAAAAACGCGGCATTGGTCGTCCTTCGACTTACGCGTCGATTATTTCCACCATTCAGGATCGTGGTTATGTGCGGGTAGAAAACCGCCGTTTCTATGCTGAGAAAATGGGTGAGATTGTTACCGATCGTCTGGAAGAGAACTTCCGTGAGCTGATGAACTACGATTTCACTGCCCATATGGAAGACAGCCTCGACCAGGTAGCGAACAATCAGGCTGAATGGAAAGGTGTGCTGGATTCGTTCTTCAGCGATTTCAGTCAGCAGTTGGATCAGGCGGAGAAAGAACCGGAAGAGGGCGGCATGCAGCCGAACCAGATGGTGCTGACCTCTATCGACTGCCCGACCTGTGGACGGAAGATGGGGATTCGTACCGCCAGTACCGGTGTATTCCTCGGCTGTTCTGGTTATGCCTTGCCGCCGAAAGAGCGCTGCAAGCAGACCATCAACCTGATCCCGGAAAACGAAGTCCTGAACGTGCTGGAAGGTGATGACGCGGAAACCAACGCATTGCGCGCCCGTCGCCGTTGCCAGAAGTGTGGTACCGCGATGGACAGCTACCTGATTGATAACCAGCGCAAGCTGCACGTCTGTGGTAATAACCCGGAATGTGACGGTTACGAAATCGAGCAGGGCGAGTTCCGTATCAAAGGCTACGATGGCCCGATTGTTGAGTGCGAAAAATGTGGTTCGGAAATGCACCTGAAAATGGGGCGTTTTGGTAAGTACATGGCCTGTACCAACGACGAGTGTAAAAACACCCGTAAAATCCTGCGTAACGGTGAAGTTGCACCGCCGAAGGAAGATCCCGTGCCGCTGCCGGAACTGCCGTGCGAGAAATCAGATGCGTATTTCGTTTTGCGTGACGGTGCAGCGGGTGTGTTCCTCGCCGCCAACACCTTCCCGAAATCACGCGAAACCCGCGCACCGCTGGTGGAAGAGTTGCAGCGTTTTGCCGACCGTCTGCCTGAGAAACTGAAATATCTGGCGGAAGCCCCGGCAGCCGATCCGGAAGGCAACAAAACCATGGTGCGTTTCAGCCGTAAGACCAAACAACAATACGTTGCCTCGGAGAAAGAGGGCAAAGCGACCGGTTGGTCAGCCTTCTATGTCGATGGTAGCTGGCAGGAAGCGAAGAAGTAA
- a CDS encoding DUF2498 family protein — protein MSAFTESISRQALLEKANRLIKEHDDYFAGMEANDVVQQRDVLVFRGPLFLDQDELPTAKTTAVFNVFKHLAITFSSQYHLE, from the coding sequence ATGTCAGCTTTTACGGAATCCATTTCACGCCAGGCGTTACTGGAAAAAGCGAATCGCCTGATCAAAGAACACGATGATTATTTTGCCGGTATGGAAGCGAATGACGTCGTCCAGCAACGTGATGTGCTGGTGTTTCGCGGCCCGCTGTTTCTCGATCAGGACGAGCTACCGACCGCCAAAACTACCGCCGTGTTTAACGTGTTCAAACACCTGGCGATTACCTTCTCGTCTCAGTATCACCTGGAGTAA
- the sohB gene encoding protease SohB — MDLLSSYGLFLAKAVTLVVTIAAIVLIVLNAAMRKRHSGGQLRLTHLDEDYHQMKEDLQLAKMKPQAQKVWLKQHKKEEKQKAKIAKRNAKSGVTETEKPTLYVLEFKGSMDAGEVSSLREEISAVLAVATPGDEVLLKLESPGGVVHGYGLAASQLQRLRDAGLTLTAAVDKVAASGGYMMACVADRIVAAPFSIIGSIGVVAQIPNFNRLLKRNDIDVELHTAGQYKRTLTLFGENTDEGREKFREDLNETHLLFKDFVHQMRPTLDVEKVATGEHWYGRQALELGLVDEIGTSDALIISQMERFTVLGVHYARKRKMIDRMTHSASLAAERLILKMWQRGNKPLL, encoded by the coding sequence ATGGATTTACTCTCCAGCTATGGATTATTTCTGGCCAAGGCCGTCACCTTAGTGGTGACGATCGCAGCTATTGTTCTGATTGTGCTCAATGCGGCGATGCGAAAACGTCACAGCGGTGGTCAGCTGCGCTTAACCCATCTGGATGAGGACTACCACCAGATGAAAGAAGATTTGCAGCTGGCGAAGATGAAACCGCAAGCGCAAAAAGTCTGGTTAAAGCAACATAAAAAAGAAGAGAAACAGAAAGCCAAAATCGCGAAACGCAATGCGAAATCGGGCGTGACGGAAACTGAAAAACCAACGCTTTACGTGCTGGAATTTAAAGGCAGTATGGACGCCGGAGAAGTCAGTTCGCTGCGCGAAGAGATCAGCGCGGTGCTGGCGGTGGCAACACCGGGCGACGAAGTGCTGCTGAAACTGGAAAGCCCGGGTGGCGTGGTACACGGCTATGGCCTGGCAGCCTCGCAATTGCAGCGTCTGCGCGATGCGGGACTGACGTTGACCGCTGCCGTGGATAAAGTGGCGGCCAGTGGTGGTTATATGATGGCGTGTGTGGCCGATCGTATTGTTGCTGCGCCTTTCTCGATCATCGGTTCGATTGGTGTGGTGGCACAGATCCCCAACTTTAATCGTCTGCTGAAGCGTAATGATATTGATGTTGAGTTGCATACCGCCGGGCAATATAAGCGCACCCTGACATTATTCGGAGAAAATACCGATGAAGGACGTGAAAAGTTTCGTGAAGATCTGAATGAAACCCATCTGCTGTTCAAAGATTTTGTGCATCAGATGCGTCCAACGCTGGATGTGGAAAAAGTCGCCACCGGCGAACACTGGTACGGTCGTCAGGCGCTGGAGCTTGGTCTGGTCGATGAAATCGGCACCAGCGATGCGCTGATTATCAGCCAGATGGAGCGCTTCACCGTATTGGGTGTGCACTATGCGCGCAAACGTAAAATGATCGATCGCATGACGCACAGCGCCAGCCTGGCAGCGGAGCGCCTTATTCTGAAAATGTGGCAACGTGGCAACAAGCCGCTGCTGTAA
- a CDS encoding YciK family oxidoreductase, with product MHYQPKSDLLENRIILVTGASDGIGREAALTYARYGAQVILLGRNPETLQHTEQAINQLHKKPASTLLLDFAHATPESCQQLAEQLAQQVPRLDGVLHNAGILGEIVPLAELEPHIWRQVMQINLDATFYLTQALLPLLLKSEAGSLIFTTSSVGRVGRSGWGAYAVSKFATEGMMQVLADEYKNRHLRVNCINPGGTRTKMRASAFPHEDASLLKTPADLMPLYLYLMGDDSRRKTGISFDAQPGRKPGPASA from the coding sequence GTGCATTATCAACCGAAAAGCGATCTGCTTGAAAATCGTATTATCCTGGTCACCGGCGCGTCTGACGGTATAGGCCGCGAAGCCGCGTTAACCTACGCGCGCTATGGTGCGCAGGTGATCCTGCTGGGACGTAACCCGGAGACCCTGCAACACACCGAGCAGGCGATTAACCAGTTGCATAAAAAACCGGCCTCTACCCTGCTGCTGGACTTCGCCCATGCCACGCCTGAAAGCTGTCAGCAACTGGCGGAACAACTGGCACAACAGGTGCCGCGCCTCGACGGCGTGCTGCACAACGCCGGTATCCTGGGTGAGATCGTACCCTTAGCAGAACTGGAACCGCATATCTGGCGTCAGGTGATGCAGATTAACCTCGATGCCACCTTTTATCTCACCCAGGCCTTGCTGCCGCTGCTGCTGAAATCTGAGGCGGGATCGTTGATCTTCACCACCTCCAGCGTCGGACGCGTCGGTCGTTCCGGTTGGGGAGCCTATGCGGTATCGAAATTCGCCACCGAGGGCATGATGCAGGTGCTGGCTGATGAATATAAAAACCGTCATTTGCGCGTGAACTGCATCAATCCGGGTGGTACTCGCACCAAAATGCGTGCCAGCGCTTTCCCGCATGAAGACGCCAGCCTGCTGAAAACGCCAGCGGATTTGATGCCGTTATACCTTTACCTGATGGGCGACGACAGCCGCCGCAAAACCGGCATCAGTTTTGATGCCCAGCCAGGCCGTAAACCCGGACCGGCCAGCGCATGA